In Bacillus sp. DX3.1, the following proteins share a genomic window:
- the abc-f gene encoding ribosomal protection-like ABC-F family protein, translated as MTICSVNNVTKSFGGNIIFENISLEIKNGDRIGLVGRNGSGKTTIFQLLTGMELVDSGAIHMKKGTRIGHVAQIPKFGDEVTVYDVLSSAFAKEKELEQQIRKLEQSMSEEQEQNALQQLMERYGVVQEQFAFLGGYEIEANIMKVANGLQVTELFSRIFTNLSGGEQTKVSLAYMLLQKPDLLLLDEPTNHLDLFAVEWLEQFLKEYAGTVVVISHDRYFLDEVVTKIFDLEDGELHVYYTNYSQFVKEKEERLLQEFQSYQEQQKKIKKMKEAIKRLREWANQANPPSEGLHKRARNMERALERIEKLKRPILERKQMGLQFEGQERSGKDVVVMKEVGKCFANRTLFQHVNVHIRFQEHIAIVGRNGTGKTTLLKLLLEEMQPDAGEVRIGSGVKIGYLSQHAYANVKYNVLEAFREHVAVTEGEARHILARFLFYGPAVFKKVNQLSGGERMRLRLAQLMYQDVNFLVLDEPTNHLDIESREVLEEALEQYNGTILAVSHDRYFLNKLFEKTYWIDRKTLFEFIGNYAWAREKWQEGREKTESKEQEQIVPKTKVISTKKQESKNIEELETNLMHVETKIYTLECEMEHVQDAEVLAQLYKEKEVQELLRTELYHQLENMME; from the coding sequence ATGACAATTTGCAGTGTAAACAATGTAACGAAATCATTTGGTGGAAACATCATATTTGAAAATATATCACTTGAAATAAAGAATGGTGACCGCATCGGCTTAGTGGGACGAAATGGTAGTGGGAAGACAACAATTTTTCAGTTGTTAACAGGTATGGAGCTTGTAGATAGCGGGGCCATTCATATGAAGAAAGGTACACGTATTGGTCACGTGGCACAGATTCCAAAGTTTGGTGATGAAGTGACTGTGTATGACGTATTAAGCTCTGCGTTTGCAAAAGAGAAAGAGTTAGAACAACAAATACGAAAGTTAGAACAAAGTATGAGTGAGGAACAAGAGCAGAATGCTTTGCAACAATTGATGGAGAGATATGGGGTAGTACAAGAGCAATTTGCATTTTTAGGCGGTTATGAAATAGAAGCAAATATAATGAAGGTTGCCAATGGTTTACAAGTAACAGAACTGTTTTCTCGTATCTTTACAAATTTAAGTGGTGGAGAACAGACGAAGGTTAGCTTGGCGTATATGCTTCTTCAAAAACCAGATTTATTGCTTTTAGATGAACCAACGAATCACTTAGATCTATTTGCGGTGGAATGGCTGGAACAATTTTTAAAAGAGTACGCGGGGACAGTTGTTGTTATTTCACACGATCGTTATTTCCTTGATGAAGTTGTGACGAAGATTTTTGATTTAGAAGATGGTGAACTACATGTATACTACACGAATTATTCGCAGTTTGTGAAGGAAAAGGAAGAAAGATTGTTGCAAGAATTTCAATCGTACCAGGAGCAACAAAAGAAAATCAAAAAAATGAAAGAGGCGATTAAACGTCTGCGAGAATGGGCGAATCAGGCGAATCCTCCGAGTGAAGGACTTCATAAACGAGCGAGAAATATGGAGCGTGCTTTAGAGCGGATAGAGAAATTGAAAAGGCCAATTTTAGAGAGAAAGCAGATGGGGCTTCAGTTTGAAGGACAAGAGAGAAGCGGGAAAGATGTTGTTGTGATGAAGGAAGTCGGTAAGTGTTTTGCTAATCGTACGTTATTTCAGCACGTAAATGTACACATTCGGTTTCAAGAGCATATTGCGATTGTTGGTCGTAACGGTACAGGAAAAACAACATTATTGAAATTGTTACTGGAGGAAATGCAACCTGACGCTGGAGAAGTGCGTATTGGTAGCGGTGTGAAGATTGGTTATTTATCGCAACATGCATATGCGAACGTAAAATATAACGTATTAGAGGCTTTTCGAGAGCATGTTGCTGTAACAGAGGGAGAAGCCCGTCACATATTAGCTCGCTTCTTATTTTACGGTCCAGCAGTCTTTAAAAAAGTGAACCAACTGAGTGGAGGCGAACGGATGAGGCTACGGTTGGCACAGCTGATGTATCAAGATGTTAACTTTCTTGTATTAGATGAGCCGACAAATCATTTGGATATTGAATCAAGAGAAGTACTGGAAGAGGCTCTTGAACAATATAATGGAACGATACTCGCTGTTTCACATGATCGCTATTTCTTAAATAAATTGTTTGAGAAAACGTATTGGATTGATAGGAAAACACTGTTTGAGTTTATCGGGAATTATGCGTGGGCCCGTGAAAAATGGCAAGAAGGAAGAGAGAAAACAGAATCTAAAGAGCAAGAACAAATTGTTCCAAAAACGAAAGTAATAAGTACGAAGAAACAGGAATCTAAAAATATAGAAGAGCTGGAAACGAATCTTATGCATGTAGAAACGAAAATATACACATTAGAATGCGAAATGGAGCATGTACAAGATGCTGAAGTGCTGGCACAATTATATAAAGAAAAAGAAGTGCAAGAGTTGTTGCGTACAGAATTATATCATCAATTAGAAAACATGATGGAATAG